One segment of Panicum virgatum strain AP13 chromosome 3K, P.virgatum_v5, whole genome shotgun sequence DNA contains the following:
- the LOC120700132 gene encoding wall-associated receptor kinase 2-like, with amino-acid sequence MVPVLLILCIFFLAEVMPDEASSRPSVSLPGCPDKCGNVSIPYPFGIGKECAATSLNSYFIVTCNDTFHPQQPTVGDQEAVVEVTDISLEHGEMRVLSPISHICFASSNTTFNKFGGGYNLQSTPFLPSPSRNRFMVIGCNTLGLIGGYQGAASQYTAGCYSYCEGINTTSDGAPCAGMGCCEAAIPANLTAFGVMFEMNQSKVWGFNPCFYAMVAEVGWYSFRKQDLVGNLGFIDSRAKRGAPIIADWAIRNSSCPEEGKEPPSGYACASANSYCTNNGPGYLCQCSKGYEGNPYIPNGCQDIDECLLRTQDSKYEELYPCRKGVCHNTPGSYFCKCKMGTRSDGTNFGCQSLHASTGLVIGLSVSAIVLMALACLYIMQLQRKRYMMEKEEYFRQNGGLKLYDEMRARKVHTIHILTEKEIKKATDNYSEDRVLGCGGHGMVYRGTLDDHKEVAIKKSKVINDDCREEFVNEIIILSQINHRNIVRLLGCCLDVDVPMLVYEFVSNGTLSRFLHGADRTSPIPLDLRLKIATQSAEALAYLHSSISCTILHGDVKSANILLDDQHNAKIADFGASAQKSMDENEFIMFVQGTLGYLDPESFISHQLTEKSDVYSFGVVLLELITRKRAMFEDRFNEKKSLAHTFLLMFRRNKHQLMLDIEIIDEAVMAVLEKLAQLAVHCLCPSGDDRPTMKEVAERLQMLRRLHMDAINDCESNYYVKKHAGSPSMAAPLDEMTYSSVEVSTLILA; translated from the exons ATGGTCCCTGTACTCCTCATTCTATGCATATTCTTTCTCGCAGAGGTCATGCCAGATGAAGCCTCTTCTAGGCCCTCTGTATCATTGCCGGGCTGCCCGGATAAGTGTGGCAACGTGTCCATCCCCTACCCCTTCGGCATTGGCAAGGAATGTGCTGCGACCAGCTTAAACAGCTACTTCATCGTCACCTGCAACGACACCTTCCATCCACAGCAGCCAACAGTCGGGGACCAGGAAGCAGTGGTTGAGGTCACCGACATCTCACTGGAGCATGGTGAGATGCGTGTGCTCAGCCCCATCAGCCACATATGCTTCGCGTCATCAAACACCACGTTCAACAAGTTTGGTGGAGGTTACAATCTGCAGTCCACGCCCTTCCTCCCCTCACCGTCGCGCAACCGCTTCATGGTCATCGGCTGCAACACCCTGGGGCTCATCGGAGGGTACCAGGGCGCCGCAAGCCAGTATACAGCCGGGTGCTACTCCTACTGTGAGGGCATCAACACTACATCTGATGGCGCACCGTGTGCTGGGATGGGCTGTTGCGAGGCTGCAATCCCTGCGAACCTCACTGCCTTTGGAGTGATGTTTGAGATGAACCAAAGCAAGGTCTGGGGCTTCAACCCATGCTTCTACGCCATGGTCGCGGAGGTTGGGTGGTACAGTTTCAGGAAGCAGGACCTTGTTGGCAACCTTGGATTCATTGACTCTAGAGCCAAGAGGGGTGCCCCCATCATCGCTGACTGGGCCATTAGGAACAGCTCGTGCCCAGAAGAGGGGAAGGAACCACCCAGTGGCTATGCCTGTGCCAGTGCAAACAGCTACTGCACAAACAATGGTCCAGGCTATCTATGCCAATGCTCCAAAGGATACGAGGGTAACCCTTATATTCCAAATGGCTGCCAAG ATATAGATGAGTGCTTGCTGCGTACGCAAGATTCCAAGTATGAAGAATTGTACCCATGCAGAAAAGGGGTTTGTCACAATACACCAGGAAGCTACTTTTGCAAGTGCAAAATGGGAACAAGATCTGATGGCACAAATTTTGGGTGCCAATCTCTACATGCTTCAACCGGACTAGTTATAG GCCTCAGTGTCTCTGCAATCGTGTTGATGGCCTTGGCATGCTTGTACATCATGcaattacaaaggaaaaggtaCATGATGGAGAAAGAAGAATATTTCAGACAAAATGGAGGTCTCAAGTTATATGATGAAATGAGGGCAAGGAAGGTTCACACGATTCATATTCTTACAGAGAAGGAAATAAAGAAAGCCACAGACAACTATAGTGAAGATAGAGTGCTTGGATGTGGTGGTCATGGAATGGTCTATAGAGGAACTTTGGATGACCACAAAGAGGTTGCCATAAAAAAGTCTAAGGTAATAAATGATGACTGTAGGGAAGAATTTGTCAATGAGATAATAATTTTGTCTCAAATCAACCACCGAAACATCGTGAGGTTACTAGGCTGTTGCTTGGACGTAGATGTCCCAATGTTGGTGTACGAGTTTGTCTCCAATGGAACTCTATCCAGGTTCCTTCATGGTGCTGATCGTACATCACCCATCCCCTTGGATCTCCGTCTGAAGATTGCCACACAATCAGCAGAAGCTCTTGCTTATTTACATTCATCGATATCTTGCACAATTCTACATGGAGATGTCAAGTCTGCCAATATCCTGTTGGATGATCAGCACAATGCAAAGATTGCAGATTTTGGAGCATCAGCACAGAAGTCAATGGACGAAAATGAGTTCATCATGTTTGTACAAGGAACACTTGGCTATCTTGACCCTGAGAGCTTTATCAGTCATCAGCTGACAGAGAAAAGTGATGTCTACAGTTTCGGAGTAGTTCTTCTGGAGTTGATCACAAGAAAAAGGGCTATGTTTGAGGATAGGTTCAACGAAAAGAAATCACTGGCGCATACCTTTCTCTTAATGTTTCGACGTAATAAGCACCAACTGATGCTGGACATCGAAATTATAGATGAGGCGGTCATGGCGGTGCTTGAGAAGCTAGCCCAACTAGCAGTGCACTGCCTATGCCCAAGTGGAGATGACAGGCCAACAATGAAGGAAGTAGCAGAGCGCCTACAAATGTTGAGGAGGCTCCACATGGATGCAATTAATGACTGTGAA tccaATTATTATGTAAAAAAACATGCAGGATCACCATCAATGGCTGCCCCTTTGGATGAAATGACATACAGCAGCGTGGAGGTGTCTACACTGATCCTTGCATAG
- the LOC120700134 gene encoding wall-associated receptor kinase 1-like has protein sequence MKEALLLVLTIVSVTAMSVTSSGLAIALPGCPDKCGNVSIPYPFGIGARCAATGLNRYFAVICNDTLQPPRPMVGDPSAAGEVIDISLERHEMRLYGPVSYNCFTSNTTMSDNYTAGFGMEGTPFIPSTSRNRFTVIGCNTLGIIGGYIHSNPDLYVAGCYSYCQGINSTSDGALCTGMGCCETTISTNLTDFSALFVINQSSVWSFNPCFYAMLVEVGWYSFRKQDLVGHLGFINQRAKRGVPVVSDWAIRNGSCPKDGANTPRDYACVSSNSYCVSASNGPGYLCNCSHGYEGNPYLPKGCQDIDECKLRKQDPKYKELYPCKNGACRNTPGSYMCKCRIGMRSDGTNYGCQPVLSRAERVVIGLSVSAVVVMSLTCLLVMKLQRRKHRKEKDEYFKQNGGLKLYDEMRSRQVDTILILPEKEIKKATENYRDDRVLGCGGHGMVYRGTLDDGKEVAIKKSKVVDDDCREEFVNEIIILSQINHRNIVRLLGCCLEVDVPMLVYEFISNGTLFEFLHGNDRRSPIPLDLRLKIATQSAEAFAYIHSATSRTILHGDVKSLNILLDHGYNAKVSDFGASTLKSMDKNDFIMFIQGTLGYLDPETFVSHQLTEKSDVYSFGVVLLELLTRKRAIYIDNLNEKKSLSHTFILIFQQNKLQDMLDCEIIDEQIMVVLEKIAELAMHCLNPRGDERPTMKEIAERLQVLRRLQMQLTTKTNPIRAGYSYGTPLTPVASDEVRYQGMETAKLVLDADIAR, from the exons ATGAAAGAAGCCTTACTCCTGGTGCTCACCATCGTCTCAGTGACAGCAATGTCTGTCACCTCTTCGGGGCTTGCCATAGCGCTGCCAGGGTGCCCTGATAAGTGTGGCAACGTGTCCATCCCTTACCCCTTTGGGATCGGAGCTCGCTGTGCAGCTACAGGCCTGAACCGCTACTTTGCTGTGATCTGCAACGACACATTACAGCCACCAAGGCCTATGGTTGGTGACCCTTCGGCTGCAGGTGAGGTCATTGACATCTCTTTGGAGCGCCATGAGATGCGCCTTTACGGCCCTGTCAGCTACAACTGCTTCACATCAAACACCACCATGTCAGACAACTACACTGCAGGATTCGGCATGGAGGGCACGCCGTTCATCCCCTCCACCAGCCGCAACCGCTTCACGGTCATTGGCTGCAACACCTTGGGAATCATCGGCGGTTACATTCACAGCAACCCTGACTTGTATGTGGCTGGCTGCTACTCCTACTGCCAAGGCATCAACAGCACATCTGATGGTGCGTTGTGCACCGGCATGGGATGCTGTGAGACCACCATCTCCACCAACCTCACCGACTTTTCAGCGCTATTCGTGATCAATCAGAGCAGTGTGTGGAGCTTCAACCCATGCTTCTACGCGATGCTTGTTGAGGTTGGGTGGTACAGCTTCAGGAAGCAGGACCTTGTTGGTCACCTTGGGTTCATCAACCAAAGAGCCAAAAGAGGTGTCCCTGTCGTCAGTGACTGGGCCATTAGAAATGGCTCCTGTCCAAAAGATGGAGCAAACACACCTAGAGACTATGCTTGTGTCAGTTCAAACAGCTATTGTGTGAGTGCAAGCAATGGGCCAGGGTACCTGTGCAACTGCTCTCATGGTTATGAGGGCAATCCTTATCTACCCAAAGGCTGTCAAG ACATAGATGAATGCAAACTGCGTAAGCAGGACCCAAAGTATAAAGAATTGTATCCGTGCAAAAATGGGGCTTGCCGCAACACACCAGGAAGCTATATGTGCAAATGCAGGATAGGTATGAGATCAGATGGTACCAATTATGGATGCCAACCTGTACTTAGCCGAGCTGAAAGAGTGGTAATAG GACTGAGTGTTTCTGCTGTTGTAGTGATGTCTTTGACATGCTTGTTAGTGATGAAATTACAACGCAGAAAGCACAGGAAGGAGAAGGACGAGTACTTCAAACAAAATGGAGGTCTGAAATTATATGATGAGATGAGATCCAGGCAGGTTGACACCATACTTATACTTCCAGAGAAAGAGATAAAGAAAGCCACAGAAAACTACAGGGATGATCGTGTCCTTGGATGTGGTGGTCATGGAATGGTCTATAGAGGAACTTTAGATGACGGCAAAGAAGTTGCCATAAAGAAGTCCAAAGTAGTAGATGATGACTGCAGAGAAGAATTTGTAAACGAGATAATAATATTGTCACAAATTAACCATAGGAACATAGTGAGGTTACTGGGATGCTGCTTGGAGGTAGATGTGCCAATGTTGGTGTACGAGTTCATTTCCAATGGTACCCTCTTTGAGTTCCTTCATGGCAATGATCGCAGATCACCAATCCCTTTGGACTTGAGATTGAAGATTGCTACACAATCAGCAGAAGCTTTTGCTTACATTCATTCAGCAACTTCTCGCACAATTCTGCATGGGGATGTCAAATCCCTCAATATACTCTTGGACCATGGATACAATGCCAAAGTGTCAGATTTCGGAGCATCAACACTGAAGTCCATGGACAAAAATGATTTCATTATGTTTATCCAAGGAACTCTAGGCTATCTTGACCCTGAGACTTTTGTCAGTCATCAACTAACAGAAAAAAGTGATGTCTACAGCTTTGGGGTTGTTCTTTTAGAGCTATTAACAAGGAAAAGGGCAATATACATCGATAACCTTAATGAAAAGAAATCACTTTCCCATACTTTCATATTAATATTCCAACAGAATAAGCTCCAGGATATGTTGGACTGTGAAATAATAGATGAGCAAATTATGGTAGTACTTGAGAAAATAGCTGAACTTGCCATGCATTGTTTGAACCCAAGAGGAGATGAGAGGCCAACAATGAAGGAAATCGCAGAACGCCTACAAGTGTTGAGGAGACTCCAGATGCAGCTAACCACAAAAACAAACCCCATCAGAGCAGGTTACTCTTACGGAACACCATTGACACCTGTTGCTTCAGACGAAGTGAGATATCAGGGCATGGAGACAGCCAAATTGGTTTTAGATGCAGATATTGCAAGATAG
- the LOC120700131 gene encoding protein kinase PINOID-like has product MVAAVRAAPAPPGKPPPPPGLAMLEVSAAAGEERLSDASTAAPNSSLSSASSAGSLPRCSSLSRLSFDCSPSAALAAAAARSPAPAAAASRPHRSGDAAWAAIRAASASAAAPLGPRDFTLLRRVGGGDVGTVYLCRLRSAAAREGAAAGHLYAMKVVDRRVVARKKKLERAAAEKRILRALDHPFLPTLFADFDAAPHFSCVVMEFCPGGDLHSLRHHMPSRRFPLPSARFYAAEVLLALEYLHMMGIVYRDLKPENVLIRADGHIMLTDFDLSLESTSSPSLETADGGEDDGCGASTSVSCFPDHLFRRRRRHQQRLAAAARAFVAEPVAARSCSFVGTHEYVAPEVARGGPHGAAVDWWALGVFLYELLHGRTPFAGADNASTLRNIARRPLAFPPPSGGGPADAAARDLIAGLLAKDPARRLGSRRGAADVKAHPFFRGLNFALLRSSRPPFVPGASPLHRSQCCHAAPVTATPKTKKPPPPPPPSAPDPRFDLF; this is encoded by the exons ATggtcgccgccgtgcgcgctgcaccggcgccgcccggcaagccgccgccgccgccggggctcgCGATGCTGgaggtgtcggcggcggcgggggaggagcggCTGTCGGacgcgtcgacggcggcgcccaACTCGAGCCTCAGCTCGGCCAGCAGCGCCGGTAGCCTGCCGCGGTGCTCAAGCCTCTCGCGCCTCTCCTTCGACTGCTCCCCGTCCGCCGCcctggcagccgccgccgcgcgctcccccgcgcccgcggcggcggcgtcgcggccgcACCGGTCGGGCGACGCGGCGTGGGCAGCGATCCGCGCGGCGTCCgcgtccgccgcggcgccgctcgGGCCCCGGGACTTCACGCTGCTgcgccgcgtcggcggcggcgacgtcgggaCCGTGTACCTCTGCCGcctccggagcgccgccgcgcgggagggcgcggcggcgggccaccTGTACGCCATGAAGGTGGTGGACCGGCGCGTGGTGGCCAGGAAGAAGAAGCTggagcgtgcggcggcggagaagcGCATCCTCCGGGCGCTCGACCACCCCTTCCTCCCCACGCTCTTCGCCGACTTCGACGCCGCGCCGCACTTCTCCTGCGTCGTCATGGAGTTCTGCCCCGGCGGCGACCTCCACTCGCTCCGCCACCACATGCCCTCTCGCCGCTTCCCGCTCCCGTCCGCTCG GTTCTACGCGGCGGAGGTGCTGCTGGCGCTCGAGTACCTGCACATGATGGGCATCGTGTACCGCGACCTCAAGCCGGAGAACGTGCTGATCCGCGCCGACGGTCACATCATGCTCACCGACTTCGACCTGTCGCTGGAGTCCACGTCCTCGCCGTCGCTGGAGACCGCCGACGGCGGCGAAGACGACGGCTGCGGCGCGTCGACCTCGGTGTCCTGCTTCCCGGACCACCTGttcaggcgccggcggcgccaccagcagcggctcgccgccgcggcgcgggcgtTCGTGGCGGAGCCCGTGGCCGCGCGGTCCTGCTCATTCGTGGGCACGCACGAGTACGTGGCCCCCGAGGTCGCCCGCGGCGGCCcccacggcgccgccgtggactgGTGGGCCCTGGGCGTGTTCCTCtacgagctcctccacgggcgCACGCCGTTCGCCGGAGCCGACAACGCGTCCACGCTCCGCAACAtcgcgcgccgcccgctcgcgttcccgccgccctccggcggcggccccgccgacgccgcggcgcgGGACCTCATCGCCGGCCTCCTCGCCAAGGACCCGGCCCGGCGCCTCGGGTCCCGTCGCGGCGCCGCCGACGTGAAGGCGCACCCCTTCTTCCGGGGCCTCAACTTCGCGCTCCTCCGGTCCTCCCGCCCGCCCTTTGTCCCCGGCGCGTCGCCGCTGCACCGGTCGCAGTGCTGCCACGCCGCGCCGGTCACCGCGACGCCCAAGACcaagaagccgccgccgccgccgccgccgtcggcaccGGACCCCCGGTTCGACCTCTTCTga